The following is a genomic window from Novipirellula caenicola.
CTCAACTGCTCGCATCGAGGACACGTTCCAGATTAGATACAAGTATCCAACATCTCCCTCTCCGAAACGGATTAAACATCGATGACGATTGCCGACGAAAACACAATTGACATGATCGCCCGGGCGAGCGAGGGTGGGCTGAAATTGATCATCGTTGACGATGGGTCGCTTGACGATACCGCTCGGTTTGAGGCTTTTCAAAAAAAGCTGCAAAACTATTTCAGATACATTGTGGGGCAGCTCAAGGATGATCACCCCGAATGCGACCCCAACGACATGACCATCACCGTAGCCTGTGCGATCCCGCCTACCGAAGCGATGCAAAAGATCGCCGGACTGGAACATCCCGGTGCGCCAGGGCT
Proteins encoded in this region:
- a CDS encoding glycosyltransferase family A protein, coding for MTIADENTIDMIARASEGGLKLIIVDDGSLDDTARFEAFQKKLQNYFRYIVGQLKDDHPECDPNDMTITVACAIPPTEAMQKIAGLEHPGAPGLSVSVVYEVISSRFG